In Aequorivita sp. H23M31, a single window of DNA contains:
- a CDS encoding DUF6452 family protein, whose amino-acid sequence MIKRIIFLLLPILLFNGCTRDDICPEGTATTPKLVLVFKNDVLRENRKEVKGLSVETDYENSILVLATTTTDSIAIPLSTTSDTTKYRFIRTLGTGNLTEINIDRVMFIYNRKDLYVTRACGFKTEFYNLQAILEDEGSENWIKNITKNRDTINDENKAHFTFYH is encoded by the coding sequence ATGATTAAAAGAATAATTTTTCTTCTGTTGCCCATTCTGCTTTTTAATGGCTGTACTCGGGATGATATCTGTCCTGAAGGAACGGCGACCACTCCCAAATTAGTTTTGGTTTTTAAAAACGATGTCCTTCGCGAAAATAGAAAAGAGGTAAAGGGCCTTAGCGTTGAAACCGATTATGAGAATTCGATTTTGGTTTTGGCAACAACAACTACAGATTCTATTGCTATTCCATTGAGCACAACTTCCGATACCACGAAGTACCGATTTATACGCACCCTGGGAACTGGAAATCTAACTGAAATAAATATAGATAGGGTCATGTTTATTTACAATAGAAAGGACTTGTATGTTACCCGAGCTTGTGGATTTAAAACGGAATTCTACAATTTGCAGGCAATCCTCGAAGATGAAGGAAGCGAAAATTGGATAAAAAATATTACAAAAAACAGAGACACCATTAATGATGAGAATAAAGCACATTTTACTTTTTATCATTAG
- a CDS encoding DUF6048 family protein has translation MMRIKHILLFIISILFSVHSLAQNNDEKTNDTLPRIEKYGLRVGVDLAKPLRSLIENGYSGFEIVGDFRVTKRFYAALELGNEKKDWIEPYVSSRTSGSYAKLGFDYNAYENWLGMRNAINLGMRYGFSNFNETLLSYRVYTDTPAFPAEVVTIPIEYDNLSAHWAEFIFSIKTEIVTNLYLSLNLQLKLKLAETSPDNFANLYIPGFNRTYDYSDFGVGYGYTISYLVPIFKKKKN, from the coding sequence ATGATGAGAATAAAGCACATTTTACTTTTTATCATTAGTATTCTGTTCAGCGTCCATTCTTTGGCGCAGAACAATGATGAAAAAACCAACGACACCCTTCCCCGCATTGAAAAATATGGGCTTAGGGTGGGTGTAGATTTGGCCAAACCCTTACGCTCCCTTATAGAAAATGGATATTCGGGTTTTGAGATAGTTGGGGATTTCCGCGTAACCAAAAGATTTTATGCTGCCCTGGAATTGGGAAATGAAAAAAAGGATTGGATCGAACCTTATGTTTCTTCAAGAACGAGCGGAAGTTATGCGAAATTGGGATTTGATTACAATGCCTACGAAAATTGGCTGGGGATGAGAAACGCCATCAACCTCGGTATGCGTTATGGATTTTCTAATTTTAATGAGACGCTTTTAAGTTATCGGGTTTATACCGATACTCCTGCTTTTCCGGCTGAAGTAGTAACAATCCCTATAGAATACGATAATCTATCAGCACATTGGGCTGAATTTATCTTCAGCATCAAGACAGAAATTGTCACAAATTTGTATCTATCCCTAAATTTACAGCTAAAACTGAAGCTAGCAGAAACCTCCCCCGATAATTTCGCTAACCTCTATATTCCCGGATTTAACCGGACGTATGATTATAGTGATTTCGGAGTGGGTTATGGTTATACCATTTCGTATTTGGTTCCTATTTTTAAGAAAAAGAAAAACTAA